The Eubacterium maltosivorans genome includes the window GACCATGAATTTCTTGACAGAACATCAGATTGAGCAGTACGCGGATTTAGTCAGCCGGATTGAAGAAATAACTGCGGAAAACGAAAAGACCGCAGACGCATTAAAGAGTGTGGAAAAGCGTCTTGCAGATATGGCGGTGCTGATGAAGCACGTTACCACCTATCAAAAGACAAAACCAGTCTATGAAGCATACCGCAGGGCAAAGGATAAAGACGCATACCGGGCAAAAAATGAAAGCAGTCTGATACTCCATGAAGCGGCGGCAAAGACACTGAAAGCGTCGGGCGTTACCAAGCTCCCCAATCTCGCCGCCATGCAGGAAGAATACGGGAAGCTCCAAGCGCAGAAAGAAGCCCTTTACACTGATTATGGCAAGCTGAAAAAACAGGTCAAGGAATACGACGTTATCAAACAGAACATAGACAGTATTTTAAGACTGGAAAAAGAACCGGAACGGAGCAGGGAAACCGAACGCTTACAGTAGAAATATCTATAAAAGCGTGGTAGGATAAAGATATTCCAATACAGACAGGAGCGTGAAAACATGGCAGACCAAACAATACCCGATTATGAAACCATACGCGCCGCCGTTGCCGGAGAAACATGGGCGGTGGAAAAGGTGCTTATGTGCTACAAGGACGAAATCGACAGGCAGGCAACTGTAAAGAAACGTCAGCCGGACGGAACATTCAAACTGGAAATTGATGAAGATATGCGCCAGTATATCACAATGAAGCTGATAGAAGCCCTCCCCCAATTTCCCCTTGAAGAAATGGAAAGAGAGGAAAAAAGAAATCGGGACAAAAAATCATAAAAAGGTAGACGGGAAGCTGCTGCGGATAGATAAGCAGTTTCGACATTTGAAGCAACGGCAAAAAGAAACTATCAGTACATGGCTTTATGAGGAATACCGCCGCCTTTGGATAGAAAAGGGACAGGAGCCGCATAAACGCAACAACCGGGAAATCGTTGCCGCTGTTATGGAACAGATAGAAGCTGCGGGGATATGGCTGCCGGAACAGGAAGTAACAAAATATTTTTACCGCAGGAAAACCCATTACCGGAACCGGATAGAAAAAGAATTACAGCCGAAGCCGGAAATGCAGGATAAAGACAGTCAGACACAAAAAGAACAGGGTGCAGGAAGCCAGTAATGACCTCCCGCACCCTGTTCTTTTATAGGTACTGATTTTAGAATGTTACGCAGTAGAACCCCGATTTCAAGGGAAAAGGTATTCTGTATCGCCTATGCCAGTTTCACGCCGTTTATGCCCTGTAAATCAAGGCTTTTTTCGCCCTTATTGCGTAACCGCCGCGCGTCGTTTCCTCATGCGTTCCGCTGCCTGTCTGCGGGTAATCCGTTTCCGGCAGTCCGGGCAGTATTTGACGCTGTTTGATTTTGATACAAAGAACGTGCCGCACTCGGTACAACGCTTTTTATCCTCGGTCTTGAAAAGCTCTGCATAGAGCAACTTATCAAGGGGAAGTACGGCGGTCTGAAACCACTTGCATAGAAGTGAATAGGAAATAAGCTGCGGGCAGACACATTCCTCCCCGTCGTCCAATAAGATACAGTGTCCGCGCTCGCAGTTGCAGCACTCCTTTTTTACAAGGCTGTTGACTTTCCGGCTCTGTGGCGGCGTGAGCCGCTTACTCCCGGTCATACTTCATCAGCGGCGAAAATGGAAAGCTCCGCATACTCGTTTTCTGTTAGTGGGGAAATTTTCTGTAAGGTGCGTTCTGCAAAGGGACGCATATCCTCGTCCATGAATGGTAGCGCAGTCGTCATATTTTCCATAAGCTGTGCCTTGCTTCCCTCATGGTAAATACTCAACAGGTTCATTTCTTCAACGGTCAGTCTAATCATGCTCATACCTCCAATTCGTGATGTTTTGATTTTGCTGTCTTTTTCGGGAGTTTTGGGGATTTTTCTGTTTGTAACTGCGCCCGGACAGAGGGACGGGACTTTTTCATCTCTTTATTCCTCTCGCTTTTATCTATCAGC containing:
- a CDS encoding helix-turn-helix domain-containing protein: MADQTIPDYETIRAAVAGETWAVEKVLMCYKDEIDRQATVKKRQPDGTFKLEIDEDMRQYITMKLIEALPQFPLEEMEREEKRNRDKKS
- a CDS encoding cysteine-rich VLP domain-containing protein, producing the protein MTGSKRLTPPQSRKVNSLVKKECCNCERGHCILLDDGEECVCPQLISYSLLCKWFQTAVLPLDKLLYAELFKTEDKKRCTECGTFFVSKSNSVKYCPDCRKRITRRQAAERMRKRRAAVTQ
- a CDS encoding transposon-transfer assisting family protein encodes the protein MIRLTVEEMNLLSIYHEGSKAQLMENMTTALPFMDEDMRPFAERTLQKISPLTENEYAELSIFAADEV